One part of the Ancylomarina subtilis genome encodes these proteins:
- the trxA gene encoding thioredoxin: protein MVEHLTLASFKEKVFDFENNKDWKFEGNKPCLIDFYADWCGPCKAVAPVLEELKKEYGDKLEIYKINTEEEKELSSVFGIQSIPSLLFVPQDGQPQMAQGALSKESFKQAFKDVLGVSE, encoded by the coding sequence ATGGTAGAACATTTAACATTAGCATCTTTCAAGGAAAAGGTGTTTGATTTCGAAAATAATAAGGATTGGAAATTTGAAGGGAATAAACCTTGTCTGATTGATTTTTATGCAGACTGGTGTGGCCCTTGTAAAGCGGTAGCTCCTGTTTTGGAAGAGTTGAAGAAGGAGTATGGTGACAAATTGGAGATCTATAAGATTAACACCGAAGAGGAAAAAGAATTGTCTTCTGTATTTGGTATACAAAGTATTCCTTCACTTTTATTTGTGCCACAGGATGGCCAGCCTCAAATGGCTCAAGGTGCCTTGTCTAAAGAATCCTTCAAACAAGCTTTTAAGGATGTTTTAGGCGTGAGTGAATAA
- the trxA gene encoding thioredoxin, whose translation MRILIKSTFLLGFVFLSLASFSQSKVIALDDEGFKEKVFDFVKEKEWVFKGDKPVIVDFYATWCGPCKRVAPILEELQEEYGDAIQIYKVDTDKARAVSAAFGITSIPSFLFIPAKGQPQMAKGAFPKATFVKALTEVMGVKEVVSEK comes from the coding sequence ATGAGAATTTTAATAAAATCAACCTTCCTGTTAGGCTTCGTGTTCCTTAGTCTTGCAAGCTTTTCTCAATCGAAAGTGATAGCTTTAGACGATGAAGGTTTTAAAGAAAAAGTTTTTGACTTTGTGAAGGAAAAGGAATGGGTGTTTAAAGGTGATAAGCCCGTAATTGTTGATTTTTATGCGACCTGGTGTGGTCCTTGTAAAAGGGTTGCGCCAATTCTTGAAGAATTACAAGAGGAATATGGCGATGCCATTCAAATTTATAAGGTGGATACGGATAAGGCCAGAGCGGTTTCGGCTGCATTTGGTATCACAAGTATTCCTTCCTTTTTGTTTATTCCTGCCAAAGGGCAACCCCAAATGGCAAAAGGGGCTTTCCCAAAAGCAACCTTTGTTAAAGCTTTAACTGAAGTTATGGGAGTAAAGGAAGTTGTTAGTGAGAAATAG
- a CDS encoding CCA tRNA nucleotidyltransferase: protein MKRFLTHPIFPILSDIVTEENLESYVIGGFVRDLFLERESKDIDVVVIGSGIELAKKVAARAGNTKVSIFKSYGTAMLKYKGFEIEFVGARKESYQRDSRNPIVEDGTLDDDQKRRDFTINALALSLHKNNFGELLDPFGGVDDLNRKIIKTPLDPIITFSDDPLRMMRAIRFATQLDFKISDVTFEAIKANKDRIHIISKERIIEEMNKIVMSKKPSIGFKLLDEAGLLQLIFPEFDKLKGRETRNGISHKDNFYHTLEVLDNLCCHSDNLWLRWSALLHDIAKPRTKKFVKGIGWTFHAHNFIGEKMVPKIFKNMKLPLNEKMKFVQKMVSLHMRPIVLAQEVVTDSAIRRLLFDAGDDIEELMLLCEADITSKNEAKVKKFLDNFQLVRRKLKEVEEKDAIRNFQPPISGEEIISTFNLSPSRVIGDIKTAIKDAILDGEIQNNYEEAYQYMLKKGKELGLKTDKKN from the coding sequence GTGAAAAGATTTTTAACACACCCCATATTTCCCATCCTTTCAGATATTGTAACTGAAGAAAACCTGGAATCCTACGTTATTGGAGGCTTTGTTCGAGACCTTTTTCTTGAAAGAGAATCAAAAGACATTGATGTTGTTGTGATAGGCAGCGGCATTGAATTAGCTAAAAAAGTGGCCGCCAGAGCAGGTAACACTAAAGTCTCTATTTTCAAGAGTTATGGTACGGCCATGCTTAAATACAAAGGCTTTGAAATCGAATTTGTAGGCGCACGCAAAGAGTCCTATCAAAGAGATTCACGTAATCCGATTGTAGAAGATGGGACACTGGATGATGACCAAAAACGTCGGGACTTCACCATTAATGCCTTGGCATTAAGCCTGCATAAAAATAACTTTGGTGAACTTCTTGATCCCTTTGGAGGCGTAGATGATCTTAATCGTAAGATTATTAAAACCCCGCTTGATCCCATTATTACTTTTTCAGATGATCCTCTGAGAATGATGCGTGCAATTCGCTTTGCAACACAATTGGATTTTAAAATCTCTGATGTGACTTTCGAAGCAATAAAAGCCAATAAGGACAGAATTCATATCATTTCGAAAGAACGAATCATTGAGGAAATGAATAAGATTGTGATGTCTAAAAAACCATCAATCGGTTTTAAATTGCTGGATGAAGCGGGCTTACTTCAGCTAATTTTCCCTGAATTCGACAAACTGAAAGGTAGAGAAACACGAAATGGGATTAGCCATAAAGATAATTTCTACCACACTCTTGAAGTGCTTGACAATTTATGCTGCCATTCTGACAATTTGTGGTTACGTTGGTCGGCTTTACTTCATGACATTGCAAAACCAAGAACGAAGAAATTTGTCAAAGGTATTGGTTGGACCTTTCATGCTCACAACTTTATAGGTGAGAAAATGGTCCCCAAGATTTTCAAGAATATGAAACTGCCTTTGAATGAAAAAATGAAATTTGTTCAAAAGATGGTTTCCTTGCATATGCGCCCTATCGTTTTGGCACAAGAAGTTGTAACCGATTCAGCGATTCGCCGTTTATTATTTGATGCGGGGGACGATATCGAGGAATTAATGCTGCTTTGCGAAGCTGATATCACATCAAAAAACGAAGCCAAGGTGAAGAAATTTCTTGACAATTTTCAACTGGTTAGACGCAAACTAAAAGAGGTCGAAGAAAAAGATGCAATCCGAAATTTTCAACCACCTATCAGTGGTGAAGAAATCATCAGCACGTTCAACCTTTCTCCTTCTCGTGTTATCGGAGATATCAAAACAGCTATAAAAGATGCGATTCTCGATGGTGAGATTCAGAACAACTACGAAGAAGCCTATCAATATATGCTCAAAAAAGGGAAAGAACTGGGTCTAAAAACCGACAAAAAAAATTAA
- a CDS encoding monomeric [FeFe] hydrogenase — MAYVDNTMIIRRDLVANMAELFNDEKLVSNLDRVPLQMAPRNREDADRCCIFKERVIIKEKLIPLLGFELEDDRDELKTLGEYATEALERENPIEKILTVVDEACTACVQNSYIVTNLCKGCVAHPCMMNCPKKAVSWNANGQAQIDPKNCINCGICMNVCPYHSIIFMPVPCENACPVGAISKNEHGKEQIDEEKCIDCGKCITACPFGSIMENSQIVDVMKSLKSEQETIALVAPALYGQFKYKTENVIGAIKELGFHDVIEVAKGANVTTVNEADELLERLEDKAPFMTTSCCPAYVSAVKKHIPMMEQYVSHTKSPMYYTAELAKKQYPNAKLVFIGPCIAKRREGMADPNVDYVMTFEELSGLFTGWHVNIDGNPIELDRSIKNHGRAYAASGGVAQSVLEVKPYVNIKPVIVNGLDKKKINMLKAFAKTGKTSGNFIEVMACEGGCIAGPSSHYDPKTGMKIYQNNLKEFPEDL, encoded by the coding sequence ATGGCTTACGTAGATAATACAATGATTATTCGAAGAGATCTGGTCGCCAATATGGCAGAACTCTTTAACGATGAAAAACTTGTTTCTAATCTTGATAGGGTTCCCCTTCAGATGGCTCCCAGAAACAGAGAAGATGCTGATCGCTGCTGTATATTTAAGGAAAGAGTCATCATTAAAGAAAAGTTAATTCCACTTTTGGGTTTCGAACTTGAAGATGATCGTGATGAGCTTAAAACACTGGGAGAATACGCCACAGAAGCTCTTGAGAGAGAAAATCCTATCGAAAAGATATTAACTGTTGTTGACGAGGCCTGTACCGCGTGTGTTCAAAATTCATATATCGTAACCAATTTGTGCAAAGGCTGTGTCGCTCATCCATGCATGATGAACTGCCCTAAAAAAGCAGTCAGTTGGAATGCAAATGGTCAAGCTCAAATTGATCCTAAAAACTGTATCAATTGTGGAATTTGCATGAATGTTTGCCCGTATCACTCCATTATTTTCATGCCGGTACCCTGTGAAAATGCCTGTCCCGTAGGTGCTATTTCTAAAAATGAGCATGGTAAGGAACAAATTGATGAAGAGAAATGTATTGATTGTGGCAAATGTATCACAGCTTGCCCATTTGGTTCAATCATGGAGAATTCTCAAATCGTTGATGTGATGAAATCACTAAAATCAGAACAAGAAACAATCGCTCTGGTTGCTCCCGCACTCTATGGTCAATTCAAATATAAAACAGAAAATGTTATTGGTGCCATCAAAGAACTTGGTTTCCATGATGTAATTGAAGTTGCTAAAGGTGCAAATGTCACAACCGTAAATGAAGCGGATGAGTTGCTAGAACGTCTGGAAGATAAAGCTCCATTTATGACCACATCCTGTTGTCCTGCTTATGTTTCAGCAGTAAAAAAACACATCCCAATGATGGAGCAGTACGTATCACATACAAAAAGTCCGATGTATTATACGGCTGAATTGGCTAAAAAACAATACCCAAATGCCAAATTGGTATTTATTGGACCTTGTATTGCCAAACGTCGCGAAGGAATGGCTGATCCCAATGTGGATTATGTGATGACTTTTGAAGAACTTTCCGGTTTGTTTACAGGATGGCATGTTAATATTGATGGCAATCCGATTGAACTTGATCGAAGCATTAAAAATCACGGTCGTGCTTACGCTGCCAGTGGTGGGGTTGCTCAATCTGTTTTAGAAGTAAAACCATACGTAAATATCAAACCCGTTATTGTAAATGGCTTAGACAAAAAGAAGATTAATATGCTTAAAGCCTTTGCCAAAACGGGGAAAACCAGTGGTAATTTTATCGAAGTAATGGCATGTGAAGGCGGTTGTATTGCAGGACCAAGCTCCCATTACGATCCTAAAACGGGAATGAAAATATATCAAAACAATTTGAAGGAATTTCCTGAAGATTTATAA